In a single window of the Trichoderma breve strain T069 chromosome 6, whole genome shotgun sequence genome:
- a CDS encoding ethD domain-containing protein: MTSNFEAGIKATFLVTKKHGMTDEEFEQHYTKIHIPMVAEILVRHHVLQYSVQFITSKNKEKIQALFNNAVESIDCDAVVTTIFPDMGALEATFADPDLPAKLHPDEKKFTEDDRRMVIGKEYFGVRGGKRVD, translated from the exons ATGACTTCGAATTTTGAAGCAGGTATTAAGGCGACATTCTTGGTCACAAAGAAACATGGCATGACGGATGAGGAATTTGAGCAACACTACACCAAAATCCATATCCCTATGGTAGCTGAGATTCTTGTTCGACACCATGTTCTCCAGTATTCCGTG CAATTCATAACTagcaagaacaaagaaaagattCAAGCTCTTTTTAACAATGCTGTCGAAAGCATTGATTGCGATGCTGTAGTTACCACCATCTTTCCGGATATGGGTGCTTTGGAAGCTACTTTTGCAGACCCAGACTTGCCAGCAAAGTTACACcctgatgagaagaagttcACAGAAGATGATCGTCGCATGGTTATTGGCAAAGAGTACTTTGGAGTTCGCGGTGGGAAAAGGGTGGACTGA